From Rhodanobacteraceae bacterium, the proteins below share one genomic window:
- a CDS encoding Adenylate kinase, whose product MRIVLLGAPGSGKGTQAKRLKAELKLAHISTGDLLRAAVAAGTPLGLKAKAVMEAGQLVSDEIVLGLLEERLAQPDTKSGFILDGYPRNLAQANALDGLLARLGQPLDVVVKLNVPDAAIVKRCEIRFEQEHRADDNPETVRKRLAVYAEQTAPVADFYSQRGLLTEIDGVGAIEAIGDRVLSALRARVPAST is encoded by the coding sequence ATGCGCATCGTATTGCTCGGCGCGCCCGGATCGGGCAAGGGCACCCAGGCCAAGCGGTTGAAGGCGGAACTCAAGCTCGCGCACATCTCCACCGGCGACCTGCTGCGCGCGGCGGTCGCGGCCGGGACGCCGCTGGGCCTGAAAGCGAAGGCGGTGATGGAAGCGGGCCAACTGGTTTCCGACGAAATCGTGCTGGGCTTGCTGGAAGAGCGCCTCGCGCAACCCGATACGAAATCCGGCTTCATCCTGGACGGCTATCCGCGCAATCTTGCGCAGGCAAACGCGCTGGACGGCTTGCTGGCGCGCCTCGGCCAGCCTTTGGATGTGGTGGTGAAGTTGAACGTGCCCGACGCGGCCATCGTCAAGCGCTGCGAGATTCGCTTCGAGCAGGAACACCGCGCCGACGACAATCCCGAAACGGTGCGCAAGCGGCTCGCGGTGTATGCCGAACAGACCGCGCCGGTGGCGGATTTCTATTCGCAGCGCGGACTGCTGACGGAAATCGACGGCGTGGGTGCGATCGAGGCGATCGGTGATCGCGTGCTTTCCGCGCTGCGGGCGCGAGTACCCGCCAGCACGTGA
- a CDS encoding putative carboxyvinyl-carboxyphosphonate phosphorylmutase — MNTSKWSARRAAFRKLHQFGCFLIPNPWDAGSAHALASLGFKALATTSSGFAWSRAHADNAMDVEAVLAHCREIVEATELPVNADFEDGHARDIDGLKKNVRRCIETGVAGLSIEDSTGDAAQPLYDFDEAVARLRAARSAIDVSGEDVMLIGRAECFLTGHPDPLNEALKRLRAYADAGADCLYAPGAGKPEQIRAIVEAVAPKPVNVLVGRPAPYTLADLAKLGVRRVSVGGALAGAAWGGFLRAARGLAEGRFDGFADNAAHAELNKLFAP, encoded by the coding sequence ATGAATACATCGAAGTGGTCTGCGCGCCGTGCTGCGTTTCGCAAGTTGCATCAATTCGGTTGCTTCCTGATTCCGAATCCATGGGATGCCGGTTCCGCGCACGCGCTGGCGAGTTTGGGATTCAAGGCGCTGGCGACCACCAGTTCCGGCTTCGCCTGGTCGCGCGCGCATGCGGACAACGCGATGGATGTCGAGGCGGTGCTGGCGCATTGCCGCGAAATCGTCGAAGCCACCGAATTGCCGGTGAACGCGGATTTCGAAGACGGCCACGCGCGCGACATTGATGGTTTGAAGAAGAACGTGCGTCGTTGCATCGAAACCGGTGTGGCGGGGTTGTCGATCGAGGATTCGACTGGCGACGCCGCGCAGCCGTTGTACGACTTCGACGAAGCCGTCGCGCGCCTGCGTGCGGCGCGCTCGGCAATCGATGTGTCGGGTGAAGACGTGATGCTGATTGGCCGCGCCGAATGTTTTCTCACCGGCCACCCCGATCCGTTGAACGAGGCGTTGAAGCGTCTGCGCGCCTACGCCGACGCTGGCGCGGATTGTTTGTATGCACCGGGTGCGGGCAAGCCGGAACAGATTCGCGCGATTGTCGAGGCCGTGGCACCGAAGCCGGTCAACGTGCTGGTGGGGCGCCCGGCGCCGTACACGCTGGCTGATCTCGCGAAACTTGGCGTTCGTCGCGTGAGCGTTGGCGGCGCATTGGCAGGTGCGGCGTGGGGCGGTTTCCTGCGTGCAGCACGCGGATTGGCCGAAGGCCGCTTCGACGGCTTTGCCGACAACGCCGCGCATGCGGAATTGAACAAGCTGTTTGCACCGTAG
- a CDS encoding Pyrophosphate-dependent fructose 6-phosphate-1-kinase, which yields MNAIPTTTGPNSTGKLLYAQSGGVTAVINASAAAVIETCRKHKVTAYAARNGILGALREDLIDTTKESPSAIRALKHTPGGAFGSCRVKLKSLEDDRVRYERLIEVFRAHDIRWFLYNGGNDSADTALKLSKLGKAMGYDIRCIGVPKTVDNDLAVTDCCPGFGSVAKYTAVSLRECTLDVMSMMDTSTKVFVMEVMGRHAGWIAASAGLAGERKDDAPHIILFPELEFDEGKFLARVRETVERVGCCVVAASEGIKYADGKFVADAHAGTDAFGHTQLGGVAPALAGMVRDKLKLKTHWAMPDYLQRSARHVASKTDLEQALAVGKAAVELALAGENAVMPVITRTSDAPYRWKIETAKLDAIANREKKLPRSFITKEGYGITAAARKYLSPLIRGEAPPPYGKDALPEYVALKNVAVKKKLPAFDM from the coding sequence ATGAACGCGATCCCGACCACCACAGGCCCGAATTCAACCGGCAAGCTATTGTACGCGCAGTCCGGCGGGGTCACCGCCGTGATCAACGCCAGCGCCGCCGCGGTGATCGAGACCTGCCGCAAACACAAGGTCACCGCGTATGCGGCCCGCAACGGCATCCTCGGCGCGCTGCGCGAAGATCTGATCGACACGACGAAGGAATCGCCGTCCGCGATCCGCGCGCTGAAACACACGCCCGGCGGCGCGTTCGGTTCGTGCCGCGTGAAGCTGAAATCGCTCGAAGACGACCGCGTGCGCTACGAACGCCTGATCGAAGTGTTCCGCGCGCACGACATCCGCTGGTTCCTTTACAACGGCGGCAACGATTCCGCCGACACCGCGCTGAAGCTGTCGAAACTCGGCAAGGCGATGGGCTATGACATCCGCTGCATCGGCGTGCCGAAAACCGTGGATAACGATCTCGCCGTCACCGATTGCTGTCCCGGTTTCGGTTCGGTCGCCAAATACACCGCGGTTTCATTGCGCGAATGCACGCTGGACGTGATGTCGATGATGGACACCTCGACCAAAGTGTTCGTGATGGAGGTGATGGGCCGCCACGCCGGCTGGATCGCGGCATCGGCCGGGCTGGCCGGCGAACGCAAGGACGACGCACCGCACATCATCCTGTTTCCCGAACTCGAATTCGATGAAGGGAAATTCCTGGCACGTGTCCGTGAAACAGTTGAGCGGGTCGGCTGCTGCGTCGTCGCCGCGAGCGAAGGCATCAAGTACGCCGACGGCAAGTTCGTCGCCGACGCGCACGCCGGCACCGACGCATTCGGCCACACGCAACTGGGCGGCGTCGCTCCGGCGCTGGCCGGCATGGTGCGCGACAAGTTGAAGCTGAAAACGCACTGGGCGATGCCGGACTATTTGCAGCGTTCCGCGCGGCACGTTGCGTCGAAGACCGATCTGGAGCAGGCGCTCGCGGTCGGCAAGGCTGCGGTGGAACTCGCGCTGGCCGGCGAGAATGCGGTGATGCCGGTGATCACGCGCACGTCCGATGCACCCTATCGCTGGAAGATCGAAACCGCGAAGCTCGATGCGATCGCCAATCGCGAGAAGAAACTGCCGCGTTCCTTCATCACCAAGGAAGGCTACGGCATCACCGCCGCCGCGCGCAAATACCTGTCGCCGCTGATCCGCGGCGAAGCGCCACCGCCGTATGGCAAGGATGCATTGCCGGAATACGTCGCGCTGAAGAATGTCGCGGTGAAGAAAAAGCTGCCGGCGTTCGACATGTAG